A segment of the Zingiber officinale cultivar Zhangliang chromosome 8B, Zo_v1.1, whole genome shotgun sequence genome:
aaaattaaaaaatctacaGTTCTAACCATTAGTCATCGATCCTGTTGATTGCGATCGAAATATTCAGCAAAGTTGGAACTCTGGATGATATCCCCAACTCAAGAGAGCGATTTCATTGGTCAAATATGTACACGGTGACGAGAAACCTCGACTCATGCAAGACGAGATAAAAGGGGCGAAACGAACCGGTAACCCTAATCGGCGATCCTCGCGATTCTGAATCCGCACTTGACGGGCGACGCGGGGGGCTTTGACAGATCGCCGGATCTCCGCCGCAGCATCATCCGCATGCCGTCGGCGACCTTGGTGGCCGGATTGGAGTTGGACGATTTCCTGCAGAAGGACATGTGGTCGGTGATGGCGTCCCGGAGAAAGCCGGGTGAGCTCCGCCGCTGCCGCCTGCTGAGCTCGTCGCGCACGGCCTCGGCGCAGAGCCCGCAGAGCCACTTGCCGTCGAAGTCGGCCTTCACGCTGCCGATGTACTCCAAGGTGCAGTCCTCGCGCAGGCCGCAGCAAGCGCACTTCGCCGACTCGATCGCCATTGCTGCTGCTTCTGCCCAGAGAAGGATTGCGGCTTTAGAGGGGAGGTCGCACATTTATAGCGTTGAAATGAGAGAACATTCACGTTGACCCCTCAATTTATCTAAAATTATTATAACTTCCTGtatattaaaaaagaaaattttcatttCCACAATTTTTATAAggtttttataataataataattaaaaaagcctcaatttatttttaatcaaaaaaGGAAGATATTCGACATATCTTAATTTGTCATCTGGTCTCCTATTCGAAGACATCCTTAATTGCTATGCTACTTATCTAGATTTGTATCATTATCATCAATTAAATCTTGTTATGACTTAAGTAGCATAGACGACTAAACACTCTACCGATCGATATCAAAAATtagatgaaaataaaaaattaagtttaataagTATGAAACTAGTAGAGTTGAGTTGATTTTATATTAACTTAGCTTGATTTTTAATAAGTTATCCATAGTAAATTGAAAAGGTGGGTTAATACGTGAATTAAACCTCATTAAATGATTTAATACATGTTGTATGGAGAAGGTTTAAGCTATTCGATATGTATTGCATGTGTAGATTGAATAATTAGgtccattaacatagatgagaTTGTTAATGGATTTTGATTTCACGATGGATGGTCCTTATAAAATGAGCATGGGCAAGAAGTCTGATTCAAATTGGTCACGCTTAAATCgaagtttcttcttctttctcttaacTTCCCCATTAAGATGGGGATTTCAATTGTCGCCTAACTTGTGGAGAAGATTCTTTGTCGTGCTTGCAGGAACTTTATCGACCGGGATTTCAATTGTCGCCCAACTCTTGGAGAAGATTCTTTGTCGTGCTTGCAGGAACTTTATCGGCCGGGATTTCAATTGTCGCCCAACTCTTGGAGAAGATTCTTTGTCGTGCTTGCAGGAACTTTATCGAGCGACCAATAAGACATAATAGCATTAGCTTTGAACTCAGGTCCacccactacaaaaaaaaaaaaaaaaaaaaaaaaaaaaagtcatttaggatgaatttagcaacgaatttcaaaaaaaaattcgttgcaaaatacTTTTGCAACGAAATTTGTGAGGAAAAAATATTCGTTGTAAATCAGTCTTCCCTAAATATAGCGATGAAAAAATGACCGATTTTGccacaaaaaaaaatttatcccAAACTTCTCTTCAACCGAAAATCTATTTTTTGCAACGAAATTCTAAATTCATTGCAATCTTCAACGAAATCAAAATTTGTTGCAATATGCAACGAAAACTGAATTCGTCGCAATTGACAATGAATTTTAATATTCGTTGTAAATTGCAACGAATTCAGAATTTCGTTGCAAATCTAAGAAAAATTCTGAATTCGTTGTGGATCTACAATGAATTTAGATTCGTTGCAGATCTGCAACAAAAATTGAATTCGTTGTAGATCGGTAACAAAAActgaattcgttgcaaatttacaAGGAATCTGGATTCGTTATAGATTTGCAACGAATTAAATTTTCATTGCATATTgcgataaatattaatttttgttacaaaattttgataaaaatagtaCATTACaataaatttgcaacaaatcaTTTTTTGTcgcaaaattcgttgcaaatagtaataaaattatcaataattttttcttttttggtATTTATCATATATACATATGCTTAatgcaacaaaattaaattatcacACGAATACATCAAAAATCAATACAAACACAACAATATAACCCAAAACATTCATCATCACAAATATATCCAAACATGTTCCATATCTCCAAATACAACTAACAAACAATATGTTTATCAACCAAGTTTCAATACAACATATGACTAACAACTAATCAAGTTTTAGAATAGTCAAAAAtacaacaacaaaaataaatacaaccaaGTTAGAACAAAATAATATCTAACAATCTCATAGTCTCAAAACCAAGGAAAGATAAAATAGATAATTACTTAATAAATCATTCTCATTCCAATATTCTTCTGCTACCTGCAtcagaaaataaacaaataaaaagtatcatttttaacaaaatgaaaatcctataaactaacaaaaaataaatatgtaAAGACTTACTTATTTTTACATggatttccaatcataatctcaCCAAAAACAAAATAGTAgtactaattaaaaaaatataaaaatgaaggTTTTTAAATctctataaaataaaaaatactaaGTACAAACATTCATGCAATATCGTCGTCGTCCTCGGCGGCATCATCACAGTACCAGGAGGAATATAACTTGGACCAGAGCTAAATTGCTGAAATTGCCGCATAAGAAATTCTTGTTGTCAGCGCATTGCTATTATATCCTAATCCCTTTGTGAGTTTTGTTGTTGTATTTCTTGAATTTGCTGATCACTAGAGTTCTTCTGTGGGTCTTGGAGTGCTTGGATATAACATGGAGTCCCCTCTCCAATAGTTATTCACAATTTGATTATTTTCGCGAATAACACTTACAGAATTTTTAAAGCTATCATAAAGTTACAAATAAACAACGTTAAATAATTACGAAGgttgaaaaattataatatttttagtaCTTATGAGTCTCCCAAAGGAACTATATACGATCGAGTGTCAATAATCTCAGCAGATGAGTGTCTGGCGGGTATCGACGACTGATGTGGAGAAGGTGAATGGGAAGGTCCTGTCGACGAATGGAGTGGGGAAGGTGAATGAGATGGTCCTATCGGCGACTGGCCATGTGAAGGTCCTACCGGCGACTGGCCATGCGAAGTTCCTGCCAACGACTGACCATGTGAAGGTCTTGCCTAAGGGGGGGCCGTAGGTACCGTGCTAGGAGGCGGTGAATCAGTCTGGCCAGTGCTAAACCTCTGTCGTCTATGGCCACCCCGTCGAAACTGACaaccaaaaatcaaaattaaaataaagtaaataaaaattttatgctTAATGAagaacaaatataaaatattatcatatGCATAATGAAGATTTGAGAGTGCAAGAATATGCAACGAT
Coding sequences within it:
- the LOC122017641 gene encoding uncharacterized protein LOC122017641, which translates into the protein MAIESAKCACCGLREDCTLEYIGSVKADFDGKWLCGLCAEAVRDELSRRQRRSSPGFLRDAITDHMSFCRKSSNSNPATKVADGMRMMLRRRSGDLSKPPASPVKCGFRIARIAD